One segment of Tenrec ecaudatus isolate mTenEca1 chromosome 1, mTenEca1.hap1, whole genome shotgun sequence DNA contains the following:
- the GPR52 gene encoding G-protein coupled receptor 52 produces MNESRGTEQRILNMSSGIVNVSEHHSCPLGFGQYSAVDVCIFETVVIVLLTVLIIAGNLTVIFVFHCAPLLHHYTTSYFIQTMAYADLFVGVTCLVPTLSLLHYSTGVHESLTCQVFGYIISVLKSVSMACLACISVDRYLAITKPLSYNQLVTPCRLRICIILIWIYSCLIFLPSFFGWGKPGYHGDIFEWCATSWLTSAYFTGFIVCLLYAPAAFVVCFTYFHIFKICRQHTKEISDRRARFPSHEVDASGETGHSPDRRYAMVLFRITSVFYILWLPYIIYFLLESSRVLDNPTLSFLTTWLAISNSFCNCVIYSLSNSVFRLGLRRLSETMCTSCMCVKDQEARDPKPRKRANSCSI; encoded by the coding sequence ATGAATGAATCCAGGGGGACTGAACAGAGGATCCTGAACATGAGCAGTGGCATCGTGAATGTATCTGAGCATCACTCCTGCCCACTTGGATTTGGCCAATACAGTGCAGTGGATGTCTGCATCTTTGAGACAGTTGTCATTGTCCTGCTAACCGTCCTAATCATTGCTGGAAATTTAACGGTCATTTTTGTCTTCCATTGTGCTCCTCTCTTGCACCATTATACTACCAGCTATTTCATTCAGACGATGGCATATGCTGATCTCTTCGTTGGAGTTACCTGCTTGGTTcctactctctcacttctccactACTCCACAGGTGTCCACGAGTCATTAACTTGCCAAGTTTTTGGATATATCATTTCAGTTCTAAAAAGTGTTTCTATGGCCTGTCTTGCTTGCATCAGTGTGGATCGCTACCTTGCAATAACCAAGCCTCTTTCCTACAATCAGCTGGTCACTCCTTGCCGCCTGAGAATTTGCATTATTTTGATCTGGATCTACTCTTGCTTAATTTTCTTGCCTTCCTTTTTCGGCTGGGGGAAGCCTGGTTACCACGGTGACATTTTTGAATGGTGTGCCACCTCTTGGCTCACCAGTGCTTACTTTACTGGCTTCATTGTTTGTTTACTTTACGCTCCAGCTGCCTTTGTGGTCTGCTTCACTTATTTCCACATTTTCAAAATTTGCCGGCAGCATACCAAAGAAATAAGTGACCGAAGGGCCCGATTCCCAAGCCATGAAGTGGATGCCTCTGGAGAGACTGGACACAGCCCAGACCGTCGCTATGCCATGGTTTTGTTTCGGATAACCAGTGTCTTTTACATCCTGTGGCTGCCCtatatcatttattttcttctagAAAGCTCCCGGGTCTTAGACAACCCGACACTATCCTTCctcacaacctggcttgctataAGTAATAGTTTTTGTAACTGTGTAATATATAGCCTTTCCAACAGTGTTTTCCGGCTGGGCCTAAGAAGACTGTCCGAGACAATGTGCACATCTTGCATGTGTGTGAAGGATCAGGAAGCACGAGATCCCAAACCTAGGAAACGGGCTAATTCCTGTTCCATTTGA